A region from the Triplophysa rosa linkage group LG4, Trosa_1v2, whole genome shotgun sequence genome encodes:
- the LOC130553518 gene encoding NUT family member 2E-like, with protein sequence MESVLPLKMLGVLALVLLVSSMNEGRLLSKCELKAQLEAAQFQVVPDNMTVEDLIARLVCRANTSGFNTHLVKFITRKHDDPASEHDSPQASFQVPALAPPPSQGPPNASPQIQPQTPPPGQRPVQSQDQAQTPPPGQRPVQSQDQAQAPPRGQRPVQSQDQAQAPPRGQRPVKSQDQPQAPPRGPPKGPIEKSERFSPQEEDRKPPAVWHQYGVFQLNDKLACDSEVVPTRNLCQMNCSALLDDDITDDIACLKTLISTMKAGTTGQLSDSPPVPQKLDTLLVKECRHVVASQYFAECA encoded by the exons ATGGAGAGTGTTCTCCCACTAAAGATGTTGGGCGTGTTGGCTCTGGTTCTGCTGGTGTCCAGTATGAATGAGGGACGGCTTCTGAGTAAATGTGAGCTGAAGGCTCAGCTAGAAGCCGCTCAGTTTCAGGTGGTGCCAGACAATATGACTGTGGAAGATCTCATCGCCAGAC ttGTCTGCAGGGCCAACACCTCAGGCTTCAACACCCACTTAGTTAAATTTATCACTAGAAAACATGACGATCCCGCATCCGAACATGATTCTCCCCAAGCTTCATTTCAGGTTCCAGCTCTAGCTCCACCCCCATCCCAGGGTCCACCGAATGCTTCACCCCAGATTCAGCCTCAAACTCCACCCCCGGGTCAGCGTCCAGTTCAATCCCAGGATCAAGCTCAAACTCCACCCCCGGGTCAGCGTCCAGTTCAATCCCAGGATCAAGCTCAAGCTCCACCCCGGGGTCAGCGTCCAGTTCAATCCCAGGATCAAGCTCAAGCTCCACCCCGGGGTCAGCGTCCAGTTAAATCCCAGGATCAGCCTCAAGCTCCACCCCGGGGTCCACCTAAAGGACCAATTGAAAAATCCGAGAGATTTTCCCCCCAGGAAGAGGACCGAAAGCCTCCTGCCGTCTGGCACCAGTACGGAGTGTTTCAGCTCAATGACAAGTTGGCCTGTGATTCCGAAGTTGTGCCAACCCGCAACCTTTGCCAAATGAACTGCTCTG ctTTGCTTGATGATGACATCACGGATGACATCGCCTGCCTCAAGACCCTGATCAGCACTAT GAAAGCTGGAACCACAGGGCAACTGTCTGACAGTCCTCCTGTGCCTCAGAA GTTGGATACGCTGTTGGTGAAGGAGTGTCGGCATGTTGTTGCCTCTCAGTACTTTGCTGAGTGTGCTTAA
- the LOC130553519 gene encoding uncharacterized protein LOC130553519 isoform X2 — protein sequence MLKMLGVLALVLLVSTMNEGRIVSKCELKAQLDAVFGANMTGNMTQDTPANMTGNMTQDTPANMTGNMTGELIARLVCAVERTSRFNTSLVTTIQLPPPTQNSQKPNGPHQKRGEKPDRPHQKPHEGRPGGKPGDSHGGRPGSKPREKRSPPRAPGRGRDRPPAGSSGVSPGTTMNLYGIFQLSDRVACDSGSNQTVNICRMNCNALIDDDIRDDIACLKTLMGFMCNVTITPPPLTPRLMNMDVTFVEECRSVVPSQYFSACV from the exons ATGCTGAAGATGTTGGGCGTGTTGGCTCTGGTTCTGCTGGTGTCCACTATGAACGAGGGACGGATTGTGAGTAAATGTGAGCTGAAAGCTCAGCTGGACGCGGTTTTTGGAGCAAATATGACCGGAAACATGACTCAAGACACACCTGCAAATATGACCGGAAACATGACTCAAGACACACCTGCAAATATGACCGGAAACATGACTGGAGAGCTCATCGCCAGAC TTGTCTGTGCGGTAGAACGCACGTCAAGGTTTAACACCAGCCTTGTCACCACCATCCAGTTACCACCCCCTACCCAAAACTCACAAAAACCAAATGGGCCACATCAAAAACGAGGGGAAAAACCAGATCGCCCACATCAGAAACCACACGAGGGACGTCCAGGTGGAAAACCAGGTGACTCACATGGGGGACGTCCAGGTAGTAAACCGAGAGAAAAACGATCCCCTCCTCGGGCACCAGGACGAGGTCGGGACAGGCCCCCTGCTGGTAGTTCAGGGGTTTCACCTGGTACCACCATGAACCTGTACGGCATCTTTCAGCTGAGCGATCGTGTGGCGTGCGACTCTGGATCGAACCAGACGGTGAACATCTGCCGCATGAACTGCAACG CTCTCATTGATGATGACATCAGGGACGACATTGCCTGTCTGAAGACCCTGATGGGATTCATGTGCAATGT CACAATCACTCCTCCTCCCTTAACTCCTCGTCTCATGAA CATGGACGTGACGTTTGTGGAGGAGTGTCGCTCCGTGGTTCCCTCGCAGTACTTTTCTGCGTGCGTCTAA
- the LOC130553519 gene encoding uncharacterized protein LOC130553519 isoform X1 — protein MYRSERKMLKMLGVLALVLLVSTMNEGRIVSKCELKAQLDAVFGANMTGNMTQDTPANMTGNMTQDTPANMTGNMTGELIARLVCAVERTSRFNTSLVTTIQLPPPTQNSQKPNGPHQKRGEKPDRPHQKPHEGRPGGKPGDSHGGRPGSKPREKRSPPRAPGRGRDRPPAGSSGVSPGTTMNLYGIFQLSDRVACDSGSNQTVNICRMNCNALIDDDIRDDIACLKTLMGFMCNVTITPPPLTPRLMNMDVTFVEECRSVVPSQYFSACV, from the exons ATGTACAGATCAGAGAGAAAGATGCTGAAGATGTTGGGCGTGTTGGCTCTGGTTCTGCTGGTGTCCACTATGAACGAGGGACGGATTGTGAGTAAATGTGAGCTGAAAGCTCAGCTGGACGCGGTTTTTGGAGCAAATATGACCGGAAACATGACTCAAGACACACCTGCAAATATGACCGGAAACATGACTCAAGACACACCTGCAAATATGACCGGAAACATGACTGGAGAGCTCATCGCCAGAC TTGTCTGTGCGGTAGAACGCACGTCAAGGTTTAACACCAGCCTTGTCACCACCATCCAGTTACCACCCCCTACCCAAAACTCACAAAAACCAAATGGGCCACATCAAAAACGAGGGGAAAAACCAGATCGCCCACATCAGAAACCACACGAGGGACGTCCAGGTGGAAAACCAGGTGACTCACATGGGGGACGTCCAGGTAGTAAACCGAGAGAAAAACGATCCCCTCCTCGGGCACCAGGACGAGGTCGGGACAGGCCCCCTGCTGGTAGTTCAGGGGTTTCACCTGGTACCACCATGAACCTGTACGGCATCTTTCAGCTGAGCGATCGTGTGGCGTGCGACTCTGGATCGAACCAGACGGTGAACATCTGCCGCATGAACTGCAACG CTCTCATTGATGATGACATCAGGGACGACATTGCCTGTCTGAAGACCCTGATGGGATTCATGTGCAATGT CACAATCACTCCTCCTCCCTTAACTCCTCGTCTCATGAA CATGGACGTGACGTTTGTGGAGGAGTGTCGCTCCGTGGTTCCCTCGCAGTACTTTTCTGCGTGCGTCTAA